A genomic region of Staphylococcus roterodami contains the following coding sequences:
- a CDS encoding LysM peptidoglycan-binding domain-containing protein, protein MKKLAFAVTATSGAAAFLTHHDAQASTQHTVQSGESLWSIAQQYNTSVESIKQSNQLDNNLVFPGQVISVGGSGAQSTSNTSSQYGSASSHTVQAGESLNIIASRYGVSVDQLMAANNLSGYLIMPNQTLQIPNGGSGGTTPTVATSTNGNTSSFNHQNLYTEGQCTWYVFDRRAQAGKPISTYWSDAKYWAGNAANDGYQVNNTPSVGSIMQSTPGPYGHVAYVERINGDGSILISEMNYTYGPYNMNYRTIPASEVSSYAFIH, encoded by the coding sequence TTGAAAAAATTAGCATTTGCAGTAACCGCAACATCTGGTGCAGCAGCATTTTTAACGCATCATGATGCACAAGCATCTACACAACATACAGTACAATCTGGTGAATCATTATGGAGTATTGCACAACAATACAACACTTCAGTAGAGAGTATTAAACAAAGCAACCAATTAGATAACAACTTAGTATTTCCTGGTCAAGTTATCTCAGTAGGTGGAAGTGGTGCACAAAGTACATCAAACACTTCTTCACAATATGGTTCAGCATCATCTCATACTGTACAAGCTGGTGAGTCATTAAACATTATCGCTAGTAGATATGGTGTATCAGTTGATCAATTAATGGCAGCTAATAACCTAAGTGGTTATTTAATTATGCCTAACCAAACTTTACAAATTCCTAATGGTGGATCTGGTGGTACTACACCTACAGTTGCAACTAGCACTAATGGCAATACATCATCATTTAACCACCAAAACTTATATACTGAAGGTCAATGTACTTGGTACGTATTTGACCGTCGTGCTCAAGCTGGTAAACCAATTAGCACATATTGGTCAGACGCAAAATATTGGGCTGGTAATGCAGCTAACGATGGATACCAAGTGAACAACACACCATCAGTTGGTTCAATCATGCAAAGTACACCTGGGCCATATGGACACGTTGCTTACGTTGAACGTATCAATGGCGATGGTAGCATCCTTATTTCTGAAATGAATTATACTTATGGTCCATATAACATGAACTATCGTACTATTCCAGCTTCAGAAGTTTCTAGCTATGCATTCATCCACTAA
- a CDS encoding Bax inhibitor-1 family protein, whose translation MAHNTNHSYYQQNQSKQQDHSISKVWLYFMYYWIIFGVGCYLGQFLPLSWRQPLSFGLLIIILATLIFNRARRFGLIISNIYAVGIGLLSYATFATYLQNLGPDIFYKNIALAVIAFIAFGIIGYFVVGDASSIGKYLFVTLIALIIASIIGIFLRNPIFYTVITVVSLLLFLLYTLYDFNRLKRGEYSPQEMGFNLFINLLNIIKDILYLANTFRR comes from the coding sequence TTGGCGCATAATACTAATCATTCGTATTATCAGCAAAATCAATCAAAGCAACAAGATCATTCCATAAGTAAGGTTTGGCTCTATTTTATGTATTACTGGATTATATTTGGTGTGGGTTGTTATTTAGGGCAATTTTTACCATTAAGTTGGCGACAGCCCTTATCATTCGGTTTACTCATTATAATTCTAGCTACACTTATATTTAATCGAGCAAGACGATTTGGTTTAATTATTTCGAATATATATGCTGTAGGTATAGGCCTACTATCTTATGCTACCTTTGCCACATATTTACAGAATTTAGGACCAGATATTTTCTATAAAAATATAGCATTAGCAGTTATTGCATTTATTGCCTTTGGTATCATTGGCTATTTTGTTGTAGGAGACGCTTCAAGTATTGGTAAATATTTGTTTGTTACTTTAATCGCATTAATTATTGCAAGTATTATTGGTATATTTCTTCGCAATCCTATTTTTTATACAGTGATTACAGTCGTAAGTCTATTACTATTTTTACTATATACATTATATGATTTTAATCGTTTGAAACGAGGAGAATATTCTCCGCAAGAAATGGGCTTCAACCTATTTATTAATTTACTAAATATTATTAAAGATATCCTTTATTTAGCAAATACATTTCGTAGATAA
- a CDS encoding AraC family transcriptional regulator, with protein sequence MANSCLHILTNNEYATTRCQDGIVLFWPIEGEFELQKFRKSKIIEDDIYIINHLDVFSVKNNKKTIMLYLSSDWFSELGFTFFNYHYTAKLIKSSYNLKCLLLKLTYRYLEQQPLNDADIRKIQEIITIIAKEASMDKKIAQNQYRYAYYGDLRDELEYIYQNVNQRLTLKSVADKLFLSKSNLSSQFHLQMGMGFKKYIDTLKIGKSIEILLTSDSTVSNISEHLGFSSSSTYSKMFKSYMDITPNEYRNLSKFDKCIMLKPEVLKEEKVNEIKEVVINYIDHYKNHLTDVIHIDEDKFQTPKSFQTIIQINTYTEMKLVFLEGIFKTLLKTDSQVVFFIMPSILNSQNTISEVEKVEIIKTIIEGNLKVAFNINEIETVYYVEEAFMKVRRQLSSSELEYLNKYEVHFVFDLSVMEIRTIYRMILKLHNIMLNVKLGLNITCLLEKTSEYKSLVSQIKRLKFDSLIIDNASLSNPYLMGDSDELLLKNILHFKNLKQVINELDLEQEKLIFLNIENHKLLNNKERDLSNSAPLIYKTLSALYHNFDGFGLNIFDNHQSFNAMHLFDKNGFKTTLGLILEKFIEFVSKPKYEHSYYSIIDIENYYCLVVYDWRVIESETVISDFEDSQVYINFKNNVLNDKYLIIIETLDEISGNINHLISKDLRDKYEWNPSLLSKIDNYLKPAIEIKEHNFSNDSLNINVTFNALYIIKIGKK encoded by the coding sequence ATGGCAAATTCATGCTTGCATATACTTACTAATAATGAGTATGCGACGACACGTTGCCAAGATGGCATTGTCTTATTTTGGCCGATTGAAGGGGAATTTGAACTACAAAAATTTCGCAAAAGTAAAATAATTGAAGATGATATTTATATTATTAATCATCTGGATGTTTTTAGTGTAAAAAATAATAAGAAAACGATTATGTTGTATTTAAGTAGCGATTGGTTTTCAGAATTAGGCTTTACTTTTTTTAATTATCACTACACAGCAAAGTTGATTAAATCATCCTATAATTTAAAATGCTTATTATTAAAATTGACGTATCGATATCTTGAACAACAACCCCTAAATGATGCAGATATAAGAAAAATACAAGAAATTATTACAATTATTGCAAAAGAAGCAAGTATGGATAAAAAAATTGCCCAAAACCAATATCGTTATGCCTATTATGGTGACTTACGAGATGAGTTAGAATATATTTATCAAAATGTTAATCAGCGTTTAACTTTAAAAAGTGTAGCTGATAAATTATTTCTTTCTAAGTCGAATTTATCTTCACAATTTCATTTGCAAATGGGCATGGGCTTCAAAAAATATATTGATACTTTAAAAATTGGTAAGTCGATAGAGATTTTACTGACATCTGATAGTACGGTTAGCAATATTAGTGAGCATCTTGGATTTAGTAGTAGCTCTACATATTCTAAAATGTTCAAAAGTTATATGGATATAACGCCAAATGAGTATCGCAATTTATCAAAATTTGATAAATGTATAATGTTGAAACCAGAAGTGCTAAAAGAGGAGAAAGTTAATGAGATTAAAGAGGTAGTGATTAATTATATTGATCATTATAAAAATCATTTAACTGATGTTATCCATATTGATGAAGATAAATTTCAAACCCCAAAATCATTCCAAACGATTATTCAAATTAATACGTATACTGAAATGAAACTTGTTTTCTTAGAAGGTATTTTTAAAACGCTACTAAAAACAGATAGTCAGGTTGTTTTTTTTATCATGCCTTCCATTTTAAACAGTCAAAATACTATTTCTGAAGTAGAAAAGGTTGAAATCATCAAGACTATAATTGAAGGTAATTTGAAGGTTGCATTTAACATTAACGAAATTGAGACAGTCTATTATGTTGAAGAAGCCTTTATGAAAGTACGTAGGCAATTATCATCTAGTGAATTAGAATATTTAAATAAGTATGAAGTACACTTTGTATTCGATTTATCAGTAATGGAAATCAGAACAATTTATCGCATGATCTTAAAGCTACATAATATTATGTTGAATGTGAAGTTAGGATTAAATATTACTTGCCTATTGGAGAAAACGTCAGAGTATAAATCATTAGTATCACAAATTAAAAGGTTGAAATTTGATTCTTTAATTATTGATAATGCAAGTTTAAGTAATCCTTATTTAATGGGAGATAGTGATGAATTATTATTGAAAAATATTTTACATTTTAAAAATTTAAAACAAGTTATCAATGAACTAGATCTAGAACAAGAAAAATTGATTTTTTTAAACATCGAAAATCATAAGTTACTTAATAATAAAGAACGTGATTTAAGTAACAGCGCACCATTAATATATAAGACTTTAAGCGCGCTGTATCATAATTTTGATGGGTTTGGATTAAATATTTTTGATAATCATCAATCTTTTAATGCGATGCATCTATTTGATAAAAATGGATTTAAAACAACACTTGGTCTTATTTTGGAGAAGTTTATTGAATTTGTCTCAAAGCCAAAATATGAGCATAGTTATTATTCTATTATTGATATAGAAAATTATTATTGTCTTGTGGTATATGATTGGAGAGTTATTGAAAGTGAGACAGTAATAAGTGACTTTGAGGATAGTCAAGTTTATATAAATTTTAAAAATAATGTTTTAAACGATAAGTATCTTATAATAATTGAAACATTGGATGAAATTAGTGGCAATATTAATCATTTGATATCTAAGGATTTAAGAGATAAATATGAGTGGAACCCGAGCTTGCTATCAAAAATTGACAATTATCTTAAACCAGCAATCGAGATAAAAGAGCATAATTTTAGTAATGATTCATTAAATATTAACGTTACTTTCAATGCATTATACATAATTAAAATCGGCAAAAAATAG
- the sarX gene encoding HTH-type transcriptional regulator SarX, with amino-acid sequence MNTEKLETLLDFYKQYKALSEYIDKKYKLSLNDLAVLDLTMKFCKEEKVLMQSFLKTAMDELELSRTKLLVSIRRLIEKERLSKVRSSKDERKIYIYLDEEDISKFNALFEDVEQFLNI; translated from the coding sequence TTGAACACAGAGAAATTAGAAACATTGCTTGACTTCTATAAACAATATAAAGCATTATCTGAATATATTGATAAGAAATATAAGTTGTCGCTGAATGATTTAGCAGTATTAGACTTAACAATGAAGTTTTGCAAAGAAGAAAAAGTACTCATGCAATCTTTTTTAAAAACTGCAATGGATGAGTTGGAATTAAGTAGAACTAAATTATTGGTTTCTATCAGAAGATTGATTGAAAAAGAACGATTAAGTAAAGTTAGATCCTCTAAAGATGAGCGTAAAATTTATATTTATTTAGATGAAGAAGATATTTCTAAATTTAATGCTTTATTTGAAGATGTAGAACAATTTTTAAATATTTAA
- a CDS encoding YebC/PmpR family DNA-binding transcriptional regulator produces the protein MGRKWNNIKEKKAQKDKNTSRIYAKFGKEIYVAAKSGEPNPESNQALRLVLERAKTYSVPNHIIEKAIDKAKGAGDENFDHLRYEGFGPSGSMLIVDALTNNVNRTASDVRAAFGKNGGNMGVSGSVAYMFDHVATFGIEGKSVDDILETLMEQDVDVKDVIDDNGLTIVYAEPDQFAVVQDALREAGVEEFKVAEFEMLPQTDIELSEDDQATFEKLIDALEDLEDVQNVFHNVDIK, from the coding sequence ATGGGACGTAAATGGAATAACATTAAAGAAAAAAAGGCCCAAAAAGATAAAAATACAAGTAGAATTTATGCAAAATTTGGTAAAGAAATATACGTAGCTGCAAAATCAGGAGAACCTAATCCAGAGTCAAACCAAGCTTTAAGATTAGTTCTTGAACGCGCTAAAACTTATTCAGTGCCAAACCACATTATTGAAAAGGCAATTGATAAAGCAAAAGGTGCTGGAGATGAAAATTTTGACCATTTAAGATATGAAGGTTTCGGTCCAAGCGGTTCAATGTTAATTGTAGACGCATTGACAAATAATGTGAACCGTACTGCTTCAGATGTTCGTGCTGCTTTCGGTAAAAATGGTGGGAACATGGGTGTGTCTGGCTCAGTTGCATATATGTTTGATCATGTTGCTACATTTGGTATTGAAGGAAAATCTGTCGATGATATTCTTGAAACGTTAATGGAACAAGATGTTGATGTAAAAGATGTTATTGATGATAATGGATTGACAATAGTTTATGCCGAGCCAGATCAGTTTGCAGTTGTTCAAGATGCACTTCGTGAAGCGGGTGTGGAAGAATTTAAAGTTGCCGAATTTGAAATGCTTCCTCAAACAGATATTGAGTTATCAGAAGATGACCAAGCTACATTTGAGAAATTAATAGATGCATTAGAAGATTTGGAAGACGTTCAAAACGTATTCCATAATGTGGATATCAAATAA
- a CDS encoding cupin domain-containing protein, which yields MKAAQQWIDELKLISHPEGGFYRETIREDMLNEQRAPFSSIYFLLTDDNISHFHRIDADEVWYYHAGSSLTIHMIDMEGHYKAVTLGPDIENGDVLQYVVPKGTIFASSIENENTYSLVGCMCQPAFEFAHFELFTQSELLYQFPHLEAVIEKYALKQI from the coding sequence ATGAAAGCAGCACAACAGTGGATTGACGAATTGAAATTAATATCGCATCCAGAAGGTGGTTTCTATAGAGAAACAATTAGAGAAGATATGTTGAATGAGCAAAGAGCGCCATTCAGTAGTATTTATTTCTTACTTACGGACGATAATATTTCACATTTTCATAGAATTGATGCTGATGAAGTTTGGTATTACCATGCGGGTAGTTCACTTACAATCCATATGATTGATATGGAAGGGCACTACAAAGCAGTAACTTTAGGCCCAGATATTGAAAATGGTGATGTACTACAATATGTAGTACCCAAAGGGACTATTTTTGCTTCGTCAATTGAAAATGAAAATACTTATAGTTTAGTTGGCTGTATGTGTCAGCCAGCATTTGAGTTTGCACATTTTGAATTGTTTACACAAAGTGAACTACTTTATCAATTTCCTCACCTTGAAGCGGTTATCGAAAAATATGCATTGAAGCAAATATAA
- a CDS encoding DUF402 domain-containing protein: MKVKYIDKRHWRRLIDREYTEVKVNNNRFKGIIGLVTMKKVRDPLEVTVVGQSIIVADDNYKWLQILPEKKRYSITVMFDNKGNPLEYYFDINIKNITQKGNARTVDLCLDVLALPSGEYELVDEDDLMYALESEQITKKQFHEAYMIAHQIMAELENDFKGFQKKIMYCFNKINAKAQKNNHKPQNKSNNEKSKALNPKHYKQANNKHQHQKNIK, encoded by the coding sequence GTGAAAGTAAAGTATATAGATAAACGTCACTGGCGTCGCCTAATTGATAGAGAGTATACAGAGGTAAAAGTTAATAATAATAGGTTCAAGGGTATTATAGGCTTAGTCACGATGAAGAAGGTTCGTGATCCTTTAGAGGTGACGGTAGTTGGACAAAGTATTATTGTCGCAGATGACAATTATAAATGGTTGCAAATACTACCTGAAAAGAAACGTTATAGCATTACTGTAATGTTTGATAATAAAGGTAATCCATTAGAATATTATTTTGACATTAATATCAAAAATATTACTCAAAAAGGTAATGCGCGTACAGTTGATTTGTGTTTAGATGTTTTAGCGTTACCAAGTGGAGAATATGAGTTAGTGGATGAAGATGATTTGATGTATGCACTTGAAAGTGAACAAATTACTAAAAAACAATTTCATGAGGCTTATATGATTGCCCATCAAATTATGGCAGAGTTAGAAAATGATTTTAAAGGTTTTCAAAAGAAAATCATGTATTGTTTTAATAAAATAAATGCGAAAGCTCAGAAAAATAATCATAAGCCACAAAATAAATCAAATAATGAAAAGAGCAAAGCTCTAAATCCTAAACATTATAAACAAGCTAACAACAAACACCAACATCAAAAGAACATTAAATAA
- a CDS encoding LysR family transcriptional regulator — MKIEDYRLLITLDETKTLRKAAEILYISQPAVTQRLKAIENAFGVDIFIRTKKQLITTTEGTMIIEHARDMLKRERLFFDKMQAHIGEVNGTISIGCSSLIGQTLLPEVLSLYNSQFPNVEIQVQVGSTEQIKANHRDYHVMITRGNKVMNLANSHLFNDDHYFIYPKNRRDDVTKLPFIEFQADPIYINQIKQWYNDNLEQDYHATITVDQVATCKEMLISGVGVTILPEIMMKNISKEQFEFEKVEIDNEPLIRSTYMSYDPSMLQLPQVESFVNLMTNFVDKPKG, encoded by the coding sequence ATGAAGATTGAAGATTATCGTTTGTTAATCACATTAGATGAAACAAAAACTTTACGTAAAGCAGCTGAAATTTTGTATATATCCCAACCTGCTGTTACACAAAGGTTAAAAGCAATTGAAAATGCATTTGGTGTAGATATTTTTATTAGAACAAAAAAACAATTGATTACAACAACCGAAGGTACAATGATTATTGAACATGCGCGTGATATGTTGAAAAGGGAACGATTGTTTTTTGACAAAATGCAAGCACATATCGGTGAAGTAAATGGTACTATTTCAATTGGATGTTCTTCATTGATTGGTCAAACTTTACTGCCGGAAGTATTGAGTTTGTATAATTCGCAATTTCCTAATGTTGAGATACAAGTACAAGTTGGATCAACAGAGCAAATTAAAGCAAATCATAGAGATTACCATGTAATGATAACGCGTGGAAATAAGGTTATGAATTTAGCAAATTCTCATTTGTTTAATGATGATCATTACTTTATTTATCCTAAAAATAGACGTGATGATGTAACTAAATTACCTTTCATAGAATTCCAAGCAGATCCTATTTATATCAATCAAATTAAACAATGGTATAACGATAATCTCGAACAGGATTATCATGCAACGATTACAGTGGATCAAGTTGCAACATGTAAAGAAATGTTGATTAGCGGTGTTGGTGTAACAATTTTACCTGAAATCATGATGAAAAATATAAGTAAAGAACAATTTGAATTTGAAAAAGTTGAAATCGATAATGAACCGCTGATACGGTCAACATATATGAGTTATGATCCGAGCATGTTACAATTGCCACAAGTAGAGTCGTTTGTAAATCTTATGACGAATTTTGTAGACAAGCCTAAGGGATAG
- a CDS encoding sugar efflux transporter translates to MNMFAALLQIKNYKLFVVNMFLLGMGIAVTVPYLVLFATKDLGMTTNQYGLLLASAAISQFTVNSIIARFSDTHHFNRKFIIILALLMGALGFSIYFFVDTIWLFILLYAIFQGLFAPAMPQLYASARESINVSSSRDRAQFANTVLRSMFSLGFLFGPFIGAQLIGLKGYAGLFGGTISIILFTLILQIFFYKDLKIKHPISTQQHVEKAAPNMFKDKTLLLPFIAFILLHIGQWMYTMNMPLFVTDYLNENEQHVGYLASLCAGLEVPFMIILGVLSSRLQTRTLLIYGAIFGGLFYFSIGVFKNFYMMLAGQVFLAIFLAVLLGIGISYFQDILPDFPGYASTLFSNAMVIGQLGGNLLGGAMSHWVGLENVFFVSSASILLGMILIFFTKNQKITKEDVISS, encoded by the coding sequence ATGAATATGTTTGCAGCTTTATTACAAATAAAGAATTATAAACTTTTTGTTGTGAATATGTTTTTATTAGGTATGGGAATAGCGGTGACGGTCCCTTATCTCGTACTGTTTGCGACAAAAGATTTAGGTATGACGACAAATCAATATGGACTATTACTGGCATCAGCAGCTATCAGTCAGTTTACAGTAAATTCAATTATAGCAAGGTTCTCGGACACGCATCATTTTAATAGGAAGTTTATTATTATTCTCGCATTATTGATGGGAGCGCTCGGTTTTTCGATTTACTTTTTTGTAGATACAATATGGTTATTTATTTTACTATATGCTATTTTCCAAGGATTATTTGCGCCTGCCATGCCACAATTATACGCATCTGCACGAGAATCAATTAATGTTTCAAGTTCTAGAGATAGGGCTCAATTTGCTAATACGGTATTACGTTCAATGTTTTCATTGGGCTTTTTATTTGGACCATTTATTGGTGCGCAGCTAATTGGATTAAAAGGCTATGCTGGTTTGTTTGGTGGAACAATTAGTATTATTTTATTCACACTCATTTTACAAATATTTTTCTATAAAGATTTAAAAATAAAACATCCAATAAGTACACAACAGCATGTTGAAAAAGCTGCACCGAATATGTTTAAAGATAAAACGCTGTTATTACCATTTATCGCATTTATTCTGTTACATATTGGACAGTGGATGTATACGATGAATATGCCATTATTTGTAACAGATTATTTAAATGAAAATGAGCAACATGTAGGCTATTTAGCGAGTTTATGTGCAGGATTAGAAGTACCTTTTATGATTATTTTAGGGGTTTTATCATCGAGATTACAAACGCGCACATTATTGATTTATGGAGCTATTTTCGGTGGATTATTCTATTTCAGTATTGGCGTATTTAAGAACTTTTATATGATGCTTGCTGGACAAGTATTTTTAGCTATATTTTTAGCGGTTCTTTTAGGTATTGGTATTAGTTATTTCCAAGACATCTTACCAGATTTTCCAGGTTATGCTTCTACTTTATTTTCTAATGCAATGGTGATTGGACAGTTGGGTGGTAACTTATTAGGTGGTGCAATGAGTCACTGGGTAGGTTTGGAAAATGTGTTTTTCGTATCATCGGCGTCAATTTTGTTAGGTATGATACTAATATTCTTTACCAAAAATCAAAAAATAACAAAAGAGGATGTGATATCATCATGA
- a CDS encoding DUF456 domain-containing protein — MTIVLWLLIIAAFIFAFVGLIKPIIPSVLVLWIGFLIYQFGFHNQHLSWIFYVSMAILTIFILCADFLANKYFVNRFGGSKFGEYAALIGVIIGCFVLPPFGIIIVPFVLVFIVELIQGYSFEKAIKVSFGSIVAFLTSSVAQAIIMFIMIVWFFVDALWIN; from the coding sequence ATGACAATAGTATTATGGTTACTTATTATTGCAGCATTCATTTTTGCATTTGTTGGATTGATTAAGCCTATCATTCCATCGGTTTTAGTATTATGGATTGGCTTTTTAATCTATCAATTTGGATTCCATAACCAGCATTTATCATGGATATTTTATGTATCAATGGCCATACTGACGATTTTCATCTTATGTGCTGACTTTTTGGCTAATAAATATTTTGTTAATCGATTTGGTGGATCAAAATTTGGAGAGTATGCAGCTTTAATAGGAGTAATTATTGGTTGTTTTGTATTACCACCATTTGGAATTATTATTGTTCCATTTGTATTAGTGTTTATAGTTGAATTAATTCAAGGCTATTCATTTGAAAAGGCTATTAAAGTAAGTTTTGGTTCAATTGTTGCTTTTTTAACGAGTAGTGTTGCACAAGCTATTATTATGTTTATTATGATAGTTTGGTTCTTTGTAGACGCATTATGGATTAATTAA
- a CDS encoding DUF1129 family protein encodes MKSTAQLTKENNVKSLRLSNTDREIFENYMTYMRSDFRVNPHDTELIINRILKQLLSAEQHGLLALDFFDHDPKAHARKELKAMPNETFKNIFKYIYQHIVLLIGFVSFLKGFLGFFMEKNGSNLYFFSFPFSIIVGFFIVFLFIWFSFKTIQLQCFNNSNWIWIFTYLAIILLIVGFFYVFFIPQSVLAFGPYIQVSNWIFIILSFIILPIGFRIERNISKKHSHTFL; translated from the coding sequence ATGAAAAGTACTGCGCAATTAACTAAAGAAAACAATGTTAAATCATTAAGGTTAAGCAATACAGATAGAGAAATATTCGAGAACTATATGACATATATGCGTTCTGATTTTCGTGTTAATCCACATGATACTGAGTTAATTATCAATCGTATACTCAAACAATTATTAAGCGCAGAACAACACGGTCTATTAGCCCTAGATTTTTTTGATCATGATCCAAAAGCTCATGCAAGAAAAGAACTGAAAGCAATGCCGAATGAAACATTTAAAAATATATTTAAATATATATATCAACACATTGTGTTATTAATAGGTTTTGTAAGCTTTCTCAAAGGCTTTTTAGGTTTTTTTATGGAAAAAAATGGTAGTAACCTCTATTTCTTTTCATTTCCATTTTCTATAATAGTTGGATTCTTTATTGTCTTCCTATTCATATGGTTCAGTTTTAAAACAATCCAATTGCAGTGTTTTAATAATTCAAATTGGATATGGATATTCACATACCTAGCCATTATCTTGCTAATCGTAGGATTTTTCTATGTGTTCTTTATTCCACAATCGGTACTTGCTTTTGGCCCATACATCCAAGTTAGCAACTGGATATTTATTATTCTATCCTTTATTATATTGCCAATTGGTTTTCGTATAGAAAGAAATATTTCGAAGAAACATTCACATACATTTTTATAA
- a CDS encoding GNAT family N-acetyltransferase, translated as MRVLNKNERDYIHQIANIHETLLAETESGYQFTSLSVALRFEMICSRLEYSNDKIYIVENDTQLCAFIWGHFNSEKQIVNIELLYVEPQFRNRGLATRLKCGIENWAKSIKAKQIISTVHKDNMTMISLNKRLGYHLSHVKMYKDIE; from the coding sequence ATGAGAGTTTTAAATAAAAATGAGCGGGATTACATTCATCAAATAGCTAATATCCACGAAACATTATTAGCTGAAACTGAATCAGGTTATCAATTTACATCGCTTAGTGTTGCGCTTAGGTTTGAGATGATATGTTCGAGGTTGGAATATTCAAATGATAAGATTTATATTGTTGAAAATGATACTCAACTTTGTGCATTTATTTGGGGGCATTTTAATTCAGAGAAACAGATTGTTAATATTGAATTATTATATGTGGAGCCACAATTTAGAAACAGAGGGTTAGCAACTAGATTGAAGTGTGGTATTGAGAATTGGGCAAAAAGTATAAAAGCGAAACAAATCATTAGTACAGTACATAAAGACAACATGACAATGATATCGCTGAACAAAAGGTTAGGATATCATTTGAGTCATGTGAAAATGTATAAAGATATAGAATAG
- a CDS encoding GNAT family N-acetyltransferase: MIYCETDRLILRDWHEDDLLLFQKMNANHAVRKYFPSLLSYRRSELDMRKMDTIIKDYGIGLFAVEEKASRQWIGFIGLNYIPENSEYPFKELPLYEIGWRLLPQYWGQGMATEGAKAVLELAKKHNIQDVYSFTAEANKASQRVMEKIGMSYYDQFELPQLSKYHFLKRQVRYYIDLSK, from the coding sequence ATGATTTATTGTGAAACTGATCGTCTGATTTTACGAGATTGGCATGAAGACGATTTATTACTTTTTCAAAAAATGAATGCAAATCATGCCGTACGAAAGTACTTTCCTAGTTTATTAAGTTATCGCCGTTCAGAATTAGATATGAGAAAAATGGATACTATTATTAAAGATTATGGTATAGGTTTATTTGCTGTTGAAGAAAAAGCTTCTCGTCAATGGATTGGCTTTATAGGGTTAAATTATATTCCGGAAAATAGTGAATATCCTTTCAAGGAGTTACCTCTATATGAAATAGGCTGGCGTTTGTTACCACAATATTGGGGGCAAGGTATGGCTACTGAAGGCGCAAAAGCTGTTTTAGAACTAGCAAAAAAACATAACATACAAGACGTATATAGTTTTACAGCTGAAGCGAACAAAGCGTCACAACGTGTTATGGAAAAAATAGGTATGTCATATTATGATCAATTTGAGTTACCTCAACTTAGTAAATATCATTTTTTAAAAAGACAAGTACGCTATTACATAGATTTGAGTAAGTAA